The following proteins come from a genomic window of Microbacterium sp. SY138:
- a CDS encoding glycerophosphodiester phosphodiesterase family protein, whose protein sequence is MTHPYFSKTRHPRVLAHRGLITAAGEDSGVWENSAAAFAAAHAAGVDYIETDCQVTADGDVVLFHDTTLTRLSGDSRRVQDVRTRELRTLFSDHGGLLTVSEALASFPDVRFNIDVKTAAAVEPLGPILVDHTHRVLLTSFSDANRRAALASVLRAGAALRPATSGGSRTIASLRGASALHLSPARLLREIDVLQIPERYGALKVLTPALLGAAHRHGVEVHVWTVNDPEDMRRLVGLGADGIVSDRADLALKTLSPR, encoded by the coding sequence GTGACGCACCCGTACTTCTCGAAGACGCGGCATCCCCGAGTCCTCGCCCACCGCGGTCTGATCACCGCGGCAGGCGAGGACTCCGGCGTCTGGGAGAACTCTGCCGCGGCTTTCGCCGCCGCGCACGCGGCGGGCGTCGACTATATCGAGACCGACTGCCAGGTCACCGCGGACGGCGATGTGGTGCTGTTCCACGACACGACTCTGACCCGCCTGAGCGGCGACAGCCGAAGGGTCCAGGATGTGCGCACACGCGAACTGCGGACGCTCTTCTCCGACCACGGCGGACTCCTGACGGTGTCGGAGGCGCTGGCTTCGTTCCCGGACGTGCGTTTCAACATCGATGTGAAGACGGCCGCAGCCGTCGAGCCCCTCGGCCCGATCCTGGTCGATCACACCCACCGCGTCCTCCTGACCAGCTTCTCCGACGCGAACCGCCGTGCCGCCCTCGCCTCGGTGCTGCGCGCCGGCGCCGCTCTCCGTCCCGCGACGTCGGGAGGGAGCCGGACGATCGCCTCCCTGCGGGGAGCCTCGGCACTCCACCTCTCCCCCGCCCGCCTGCTCCGCGAGATCGACGTGTTGCAGATTCCCGAGCGCTACGGCGCGCTGAAGGTCCTGACCCCCGCGCTCCTGGGTGCGGCGCACCGGCACGGCGTCGAGGTTCATGTGTGGACCGTCAACGACCCCGAGGACATGCGGCGACTCGTCGGCCTCGGGGCTGACGGCATCGTCTCCGATCGCGCGGATCTCGCTCTCAAGACGCTCTCTCCCCGCTGA
- a CDS encoding NfeD family protein gives MDNFTTFVTFIDQWAWIGWLVLIAVFLVIEMLSLDFTFLMLSFGSVVGLVTDLIGVPVWLQVIIAAAAAALFILFLRPPLLKRLRRGEDPTKSNVDALVDLRGIALHDITQISGQVKLANGDTWTARTATPVPIPQGAPIAVTAINGATAIVRPVND, from the coding sequence ATGGACAACTTCACGACATTCGTCACGTTCATCGACCAATGGGCGTGGATCGGCTGGCTGGTCCTGATCGCCGTCTTCCTCGTCATCGAGATGCTGTCGCTGGACTTCACCTTCCTGATGCTGAGCTTCGGCAGCGTCGTGGGGCTGGTCACGGATCTGATCGGTGTTCCGGTCTGGCTGCAGGTCATCATCGCCGCGGCCGCCGCCGCGCTGTTCATCCTCTTCCTGCGTCCCCCGCTCCTCAAGCGACTGCGCCGCGGAGAAGATCCGACCAAGTCGAATGTCGACGCCCTCGTCGACCTGCGCGGTATCGCGCTGCACGACATCACTCAGATCTCCGGCCAGGTCAAGCTCGCCAACGGCGACACCTGGACCGCTCGCACCGCCACGCCCGTGCCGATCCCGCAGGGCGCTCCGATCGCCGTGACCGCGATCAACGGTGCGACCGCCATCGTCCGTCCCGTCAACGACTAG
- a CDS encoding WYL domain-containing protein — translation MAARIPAEERLTNLVVALMATEIGLTKQQILDNVSGYRQRAEAGTRSDALEKMFERDKDELRSLGVPIETIGDAADPNDLREARYRIPQAEYDLPSDIEFSPAELAVLQLAGSVWSAESVSGDAQSGVRKIRALGIDGDEPIIGFAPRITARDAAFSPLQDAIERCKVVTFEYLKPGEDTPRRRRIRPLALVDYEARWHVFGIDVDVEEDRTFLLSRVVGDVRVSTQSFDPALRDGAGDRALAGLERVASENSALLEVTPGTEAALRLGRRATSAAQGINVPFVDLHILADELASYGPEVRVVEPALLREAVISRLRAVVRAHTDVEEAK, via the coding sequence ATGGCCGCCCGGATCCCCGCGGAGGAGCGCCTGACGAATCTCGTCGTGGCGTTGATGGCCACGGAGATCGGGTTGACCAAGCAGCAGATCCTCGACAACGTCTCCGGCTATCGGCAACGCGCCGAAGCGGGCACCCGCTCGGACGCCCTGGAGAAGATGTTCGAGCGCGATAAGGACGAGCTGCGCTCGCTCGGCGTGCCCATCGAGACCATCGGGGACGCCGCGGACCCGAACGATCTCCGCGAAGCGCGGTACCGCATTCCGCAGGCGGAATACGATCTCCCCAGCGACATCGAGTTCTCGCCCGCCGAGCTGGCGGTGCTGCAACTCGCCGGCAGCGTGTGGAGCGCGGAGTCGGTCTCGGGCGACGCGCAGTCCGGCGTCCGCAAGATCCGAGCCCTCGGCATCGACGGCGACGAACCGATCATCGGGTTCGCGCCGCGCATCACGGCACGAGACGCCGCCTTCTCGCCGCTGCAGGATGCGATCGAGCGGTGCAAGGTGGTGACGTTCGAGTATCTGAAGCCCGGCGAGGACACGCCTCGTCGTCGGCGTATCCGCCCCTTGGCGCTGGTCGACTACGAGGCACGCTGGCATGTCTTCGGCATCGACGTCGACGTCGAAGAAGATCGCACGTTCCTCCTCAGCCGGGTCGTCGGCGACGTGCGCGTGAGCACGCAGAGCTTCGACCCCGCGCTGCGTGACGGGGCGGGGGATCGCGCCCTCGCCGGGTTGGAACGCGTCGCATCCGAGAACTCCGCGCTCCTGGAGGTCACGCCAGGGACTGAGGCCGCTCTGCGCCTGGGACGACGGGCCACATCCGCAGCACAGGGGATCAACGTCCCCTTCGTCGACCTGCACATCCTCGCGGATGAACTCGCCTCGTACGGTCCGGAAGTCAGAGTGGTCGAACCCGCCCTGCTCCGGGAAGCGGTGATCTCGCGCCTTCGTGCCGTCGTGCGAGCCCACACCGACGTCGAGGAGGCGAAATGA
- the lnt gene encoding apolipoprotein N-acyltransferase has protein sequence MTEKPAPQRALLPLWAAVLAAALAALMMDLAYPEAAIWILAFPATALLLVALIGRRFGGALLVGLVYGILFFGLLVSWTSRYLGPVPWAALSVVEGVLTAVALVPIALAYRWMPKAFPGTAARLLGLPTVIAALWVGRELFIGSWPYGGFPWARIGMSQAESPLASVTSWVGVSGLSFLMVLVVAMLIEVFRLRAWRGPLLLIAPAAVLAVLLFTPLFPTSPSGSLRIAAVQGNGPTGYFDDREAFAVIQAQTEATAPLYGEDVDLLVWPEGSLDGDPFQIDALARRMTLVANRIDAPLLANAATGRDDRFFNTSMLWNADGTATQLHDKRHPVPFGEYVPDRAFFNALAPDLIGLIQREYTPGSNPPIMDVGDVRVGLAICFDVIYDDVIWQGLNSGAEVLVFQTNNADFRGTDENLQQLAFARMRAIETGRSVVNVSTVGTSQVIRADGSTVTSLEADEAGAMLEDVELRSGLTAGVVLGPWVQAILLWGGLGALLVGWWRARRR, from the coding sequence ATGACCGAGAAACCAGCGCCGCAGCGCGCCCTCCTGCCACTCTGGGCCGCTGTGCTCGCTGCCGCACTCGCCGCCCTGATGATGGACCTGGCCTATCCTGAGGCCGCGATCTGGATTCTCGCCTTTCCCGCGACCGCGCTTCTGCTCGTCGCGCTGATCGGGCGCCGGTTCGGTGGGGCTCTGCTCGTCGGTCTCGTCTACGGCATCCTGTTCTTCGGGCTTCTCGTCTCCTGGACGTCGCGATACCTGGGGCCTGTTCCCTGGGCCGCCCTCAGCGTGGTGGAAGGCGTGCTGACCGCCGTCGCCCTGGTTCCGATCGCCCTCGCGTACCGTTGGATGCCGAAGGCCTTCCCCGGGACCGCAGCACGTCTCCTGGGGCTTCCCACGGTCATCGCCGCCCTTTGGGTCGGTCGGGAGCTCTTCATCGGCTCCTGGCCCTACGGGGGCTTCCCCTGGGCACGGATCGGCATGAGTCAGGCGGAGAGCCCTCTGGCATCCGTCACATCATGGGTCGGCGTCAGCGGTCTCAGTTTCCTGATGGTGCTCGTCGTCGCGATGCTGATCGAAGTCTTCCGACTGCGTGCATGGCGTGGTCCGCTCCTTCTGATCGCGCCCGCCGCCGTCCTCGCGGTGCTGCTGTTCACCCCGCTCTTCCCGACGTCCCCGAGCGGTTCCCTGCGCATCGCGGCGGTGCAGGGGAACGGTCCCACCGGGTACTTCGATGACCGCGAAGCGTTCGCCGTCATCCAGGCGCAGACCGAAGCCACGGCGCCTCTCTACGGCGAGGACGTCGATCTCCTCGTCTGGCCCGAAGGCTCACTGGACGGCGACCCCTTCCAGATCGACGCCCTCGCTCGACGGATGACGCTCGTCGCCAATCGGATCGATGCCCCGTTGCTGGCGAATGCGGCCACCGGGCGCGACGACCGCTTCTTCAACACCTCCATGCTCTGGAACGCCGATGGCACCGCGACGCAGCTGCACGACAAGCGTCACCCTGTCCCTTTCGGGGAGTATGTACCCGACCGCGCCTTCTTCAACGCGCTCGCGCCCGATCTGATCGGGCTCATCCAGAGGGAGTACACGCCGGGGTCGAACCCCCCGATCATGGATGTGGGCGACGTGCGCGTCGGTCTCGCCATCTGTTTCGACGTGATCTACGACGACGTGATCTGGCAGGGGCTGAACTCCGGCGCCGAGGTGCTGGTGTTCCAGACCAACAACGCCGACTTCCGCGGTACGGACGAGAACCTCCAGCAGCTCGCCTTCGCGCGGATGCGGGCGATCGAGACGGGCCGCAGCGTGGTGAACGTCTCCACGGTCGGCACCAGCCAGGTCATCCGCGCGGACGGCTCGACGGTCACCAGCCTGGAGGCAGATGAGGCCGGAGCGATGCTCGAAGATGTCGAGCTACGGTCCGGCCTCACGGCGGGTGTCGTACTGGGCCCCTGGGTGCAGGCGATCCTGCTGTGGGGCGGTCTCGGCGCGCTCCTCGTCGGGTGGTGGCGCGCCAGGAGGCGCTAG
- a CDS encoding WYL domain-containing protein — translation MSAKAKPLLAADRVRVYLTLVPYLLEHGQVSLQEAASEFGVTPQEMRSMVEKLTVIGLPGESGYWQQPQEMFDINWDLLDLDDVIEITNDVALRRVPRFTAREAAALLAGLQMVAAVPAVSDSGLVAGLISKLSRGAADAPADVVVAPSAVDEVREAVARGLHEGVAISFTYQAPDAAPTTRTVDPMQILITNGQWYLQGWCHLRQAMRTFHLDRVSAPTLTDIPITHAGDQVPEAFAGLDDEREVTVRVAERLAPLLNGFLPPGETEVIGGAVTARLHLADPRGIKRLAARFGGAMEVLEPGVARAAARDWAASGLALYRQPEAKV, via the coding sequence ATGAGCGCGAAGGCGAAGCCCCTGCTCGCGGCTGATCGCGTGCGGGTCTATCTGACCCTCGTCCCCTACCTCCTCGAGCACGGGCAGGTCTCTCTCCAGGAGGCGGCGTCAGAGTTCGGCGTGACTCCGCAGGAGATGCGGAGCATGGTCGAGAAGCTCACCGTCATCGGTCTGCCCGGGGAATCGGGCTACTGGCAGCAACCTCAGGAGATGTTCGACATCAACTGGGACCTGCTCGATCTGGACGACGTCATCGAGATCACCAACGACGTCGCTCTGCGTCGTGTCCCACGGTTCACCGCGCGTGAGGCTGCCGCGCTCCTGGCGGGTCTGCAGATGGTGGCTGCGGTGCCCGCCGTCTCCGATTCGGGCCTCGTCGCCGGCCTGATCTCCAAACTCTCTCGAGGCGCCGCGGATGCGCCCGCCGATGTGGTCGTCGCTCCGAGCGCCGTCGACGAGGTTCGCGAGGCGGTCGCCCGCGGGCTTCATGAGGGGGTCGCGATCTCCTTCACCTATCAGGCTCCCGACGCAGCCCCGACGACGCGCACGGTCGACCCGATGCAGATCCTCATCACCAACGGACAGTGGTACCTGCAGGGGTGGTGTCACCTCCGACAGGCGATGCGCACCTTCCATCTCGATCGGGTGAGCGCCCCGACGCTGACCGACATCCCGATCACCCATGCGGGCGATCAGGTTCCCGAGGCATTCGCAGGACTCGACGATGAGCGCGAGGTCACGGTTCGTGTCGCCGAGCGGTTGGCTCCGCTCCTGAACGGATTCCTTCCCCCCGGTGAGACCGAGGTGATCGGCGGGGCCGTGACAGCGCGCCTCCATCTCGCCGACCCACGGGGCATCAAGCGGCTGGCTGCGCGCTTCGGCGGAGCGATGGAAGTCCTGGAACCCGGTGTCGCCCGCGCAGCGGCGAGGGACTGGGCTGCCTCGGGACTCGCCCTGTATCGCCAACCCGAAGCAAAGGTTTGA
- a CDS encoding DEAD/DEAH box helicase: MSSPSERYARAQEAVEHPQSTAFAALQKFQLDPFQVAGCHALESGRSVLVAAPTGAGKTIVGEFAIHLAMQTPSDKAFYTTPMKALSNQKFRELVDVYGADDVGLLTGDTNINGNARIVVMTTEVLRNMIYADSSALRDLRYVIMDEVHYLADRFRGAVWEEVIIHLPARVRLVSLSATVSNAEEFGDWLDTVRGDTEVIVSEIRPVPLEQHVLVRDDLLPLFDDRAGLATAQVNQELMRIRSSTGTTYENNRQAQSYRSDRHAGRQAKRPPRGGRRPVRAANARRIERMDRPDVVRLLERANLLPAIFFIFSRVGCDAAVQQVRRSGIRLTSNEERAEIRAIVEERTRTLQEEDLGVLGYWEWLDNLERGVASHHAGLLPAFKEVVEELYQRKLVKVVFATETLALGINMPARTVVLEKMEKFNGEARVAITSGEYTQLTGRAGRRGIDVEGHAVVQWTEGMDPQAVAALASRRTYPLNSSFRPTYNMAVNLIDLFGKPSAREILESSFAQFQADRAVVGLARQVREAEESLAGYQSAMACEHGDFPEYAAIRRELSDLEKKNRQDSNAPRASRDKRMKRIQTLRTQMQRHPCHRCPDREAHARWAERYWKLKRQTDRIRRQIETRTGTVARVFDRVVEVLETLDYLRDEDGETTLTEAGRTMRRIYGERDLLVAESLRQGLWAGLDAPSLAAMACCLVYEPRRDEANTGERGLPRGPFRAAYEKTTTLWAELDDLEQDHHLPGSEPLAAGLAGAMHSWARGGMLDRVLVDADMAAGDFVRWAKQTIDLLDQLSIVAEDAALARTARAALDGVRRGIVAYSSM; encoded by the coding sequence ATGAGTTCGCCTTCCGAGAGGTACGCCCGCGCGCAGGAAGCAGTGGAGCACCCGCAGTCGACGGCGTTCGCCGCACTGCAGAAGTTCCAGCTCGATCCCTTCCAGGTCGCCGGCTGTCACGCGCTCGAGAGCGGCCGGAGCGTGTTGGTCGCGGCGCCGACGGGCGCCGGGAAGACGATCGTCGGCGAATTCGCTATCCACCTCGCGATGCAGACCCCGAGTGACAAGGCGTTCTACACGACGCCGATGAAGGCCCTCTCGAACCAGAAGTTCCGAGAACTGGTCGACGTCTATGGTGCCGACGACGTGGGACTCCTTACGGGCGACACGAACATCAACGGCAACGCACGGATCGTCGTGATGACGACCGAGGTCCTTCGCAACATGATCTACGCCGATTCCTCGGCCCTCCGCGACCTCCGCTACGTCATCATGGACGAAGTCCACTACCTCGCCGATCGGTTCCGGGGCGCGGTGTGGGAGGAGGTCATTATCCACCTCCCCGCACGTGTCCGCCTCGTGTCGTTGAGTGCCACGGTGTCGAACGCGGAGGAGTTCGGCGACTGGCTCGACACCGTGCGCGGCGACACCGAGGTGATCGTCTCCGAGATCCGTCCCGTGCCACTCGAGCAGCACGTGCTCGTCCGCGACGACCTCCTGCCGCTGTTCGACGACCGCGCTGGTCTGGCCACGGCGCAGGTGAACCAGGAGTTGATGCGGATCCGCTCGTCGACGGGCACGACCTACGAGAACAACCGCCAGGCGCAGTCCTATCGCAGCGACCGTCATGCCGGCCGTCAGGCGAAGCGGCCTCCGCGGGGAGGACGTCGTCCGGTGCGTGCCGCCAATGCCCGCCGGATCGAGCGGATGGACCGCCCCGACGTCGTGCGGCTTCTGGAGCGGGCGAATCTGCTGCCGGCGATCTTCTTCATCTTCAGCCGCGTGGGGTGTGATGCCGCGGTGCAACAGGTGCGCCGCTCGGGGATCCGGCTCACCTCGAATGAGGAACGTGCCGAGATCCGGGCCATCGTCGAAGAGCGCACGCGTACGCTCCAGGAGGAGGACCTCGGCGTCCTCGGCTACTGGGAATGGCTCGACAATCTGGAGCGCGGCGTGGCGTCGCATCACGCGGGGCTGCTGCCTGCTTTCAAAGAGGTCGTCGAAGAGCTCTATCAGCGCAAGCTGGTCAAGGTCGTCTTCGCCACCGAGACGCTCGCGCTCGGGATCAACATGCCGGCACGCACCGTTGTGCTCGAGAAGATGGAGAAGTTCAACGGCGAGGCCCGGGTGGCCATCACCTCGGGGGAGTACACCCAGCTCACCGGGCGCGCAGGACGCAGAGGGATCGATGTCGAGGGTCACGCCGTCGTGCAGTGGACCGAGGGCATGGATCCACAGGCGGTCGCTGCACTCGCCTCCCGCCGCACCTACCCGTTGAACTCCAGCTTCCGGCCGACGTACAACATGGCCGTCAACCTGATCGACCTGTTCGGCAAGCCCAGTGCCCGTGAGATCCTGGAATCGTCGTTCGCCCAGTTCCAGGCCGACCGTGCCGTCGTCGGGCTGGCGCGGCAGGTGCGTGAGGCCGAGGAATCGCTGGCCGGCTATCAGAGCGCAATGGCGTGCGAACACGGCGACTTCCCCGAGTACGCGGCGATCCGACGCGAGCTGAGCGACCTCGAGAAGAAGAACCGTCAGGACTCGAACGCCCCGCGCGCGTCGCGCGACAAGCGCATGAAGCGCATCCAGACCCTGCGGACGCAGATGCAGCGTCACCCGTGCCATCGCTGTCCCGACCGCGAAGCGCACGCACGCTGGGCGGAGCGCTACTGGAAGTTGAAGCGTCAGACGGATCGCATCCGTCGCCAGATCGAGACACGCACCGGGACCGTCGCGCGGGTCTTCGACCGCGTCGTCGAGGTCCTGGAGACGCTCGACTATCTACGTGATGAGGACGGGGAGACCACGCTGACCGAGGCCGGACGGACCATGCGTCGCATCTACGGCGAACGTGACCTGCTCGTCGCGGAGTCCTTGCGTCAAGGCCTCTGGGCCGGCCTCGATGCTCCGTCCCTTGCAGCCATGGCGTGCTGTCTGGTGTACGAACCCCGCCGCGACGAGGCGAACACGGGGGAGAGGGGTCTACCGCGAGGGCCCTTCCGCGCGGCGTATGAGAAGACGACCACGCTCTGGGCCGAGCTCGACGACCTCGAGCAGGACCATCACCTCCCCGGAAGCGAGCCCCTGGCCGCAGGCCTGGCCGGCGCGATGCACTCCTGGGCGCGGGGCGGGATGCTCGACCGAGTGCTGGTCGATGCGGATATGGCGGCCGGGGACTTCGTGCGCTGGGCCAAGCAGACGATCGACCTGCTCGACCAGCTGTCGATCGTGGCCGAGGATGCGGCTCTCGCGCGTACGGCTCGTGCCGCGCTCGACGGGGTGCGTCGCGGCATCGTCGCCTACTCGTCGATGTGA
- a CDS encoding RNA polymerase-binding protein RbpA gives MADRSLRGIRLGAQSLQSEEGVVFMERRETTYTCDTCGHVTNLMFAADAEPPQTWECRACGAEARLNVDGQAVTLEASDEKAARTHWDMLLERRTRAELEELLEERLAFIRARRGAGEDPTREKIGA, from the coding sequence ATGGCAGATCGCAGCCTGCGCGGCATCCGACTCGGCGCCCAGAGCCTACAGAGCGAAGAGGGCGTCGTTTTCATGGAGCGCCGTGAGACCACCTACACCTGTGACACTTGCGGCCACGTCACGAACCTGATGTTCGCGGCGGATGCAGAGCCGCCCCAGACCTGGGAGTGCCGCGCGTGCGGCGCCGAGGCGCGCTTGAACGTCGACGGTCAGGCCGTCACGCTCGAGGCCAGCGACGAGAAGGCCGCCCGCACCCATTGGGACATGCTCCTGGAGCGCCGTACCCGCGCCGAGCTCGAAGAGCTCCTCGAAGAGCGCCTCGCCTTCATCCGCGCCCGGCGCGGTGCCGGCGAAGACCCGACCCGCGAGAAGATCGGCGCCTAG
- the tatC gene encoding twin-arginine translocase subunit TatC has translation MSLGAHLVELRKRLMFAALALLVGMVVAFLIADPIINFITEPVRIIAEKRGDDFSALNFGTVTAAFDMRMRIAFSIGIFLSAPVWLWQIWAFIMPGLTRKEVRYTIGFVVAAVPLFFAGCYLGVMIMPHIIELMWSFTPAGATNLYSAQEYYDFIFKLMIVIGISFVLPVFLVALNLAGVMSGRAILKGWRVAIIIATVFAALATPAADVVSMLMLAGILIVLFFAAAGLSLIFDRRKRKRDEASGLLPDPA, from the coding sequence ATGTCGCTGGGCGCGCATCTCGTCGAACTGCGCAAGCGCCTGATGTTCGCTGCGCTTGCGCTGCTGGTCGGCATGGTCGTCGCGTTCCTCATCGCCGACCCGATCATCAACTTCATCACCGAGCCGGTACGGATCATCGCCGAGAAGCGCGGAGACGACTTCAGCGCACTCAATTTCGGCACGGTGACGGCCGCGTTCGACATGCGCATGCGCATCGCCTTCTCCATCGGCATCTTCCTGTCGGCTCCGGTATGGCTGTGGCAGATCTGGGCGTTCATCATGCCCGGTCTCACCCGCAAGGAGGTCAGGTACACGATCGGTTTCGTCGTGGCCGCCGTTCCGCTGTTCTTCGCCGGCTGCTACCTCGGCGTTATGATCATGCCCCACATCATCGAACTGATGTGGAGCTTCACGCCCGCCGGGGCGACGAACCTCTACTCCGCCCAGGAGTACTACGACTTCATCTTCAAACTGATGATCGTGATCGGCATCTCGTTCGTATTGCCCGTGTTCCTGGTGGCACTCAACCTCGCAGGCGTCATGTCCGGACGGGCGATCCTCAAGGGATGGCGTGTCGCGATCATCATCGCCACGGTGTTCGCCGCGCTCGCGACGCCGGCGGCTGACGTCGTCAGCATGCTGATGCTCGCGGGCATCCTGATCGTCCTCTTCTTCGCCGCCGCAGGTCTCTCACTGATCTTCGACCGACGAAAGCGCAAACGCGACGAGGCATCAGGGCTTCTGCCGGATCCGGCATGA
- the tatA gene encoding Sec-independent protein translocase subunit TatA yields the protein MFAGMQGWHLLIVLAVILLLFGAAKLPALAKSMGQSARVFKGEMKAMKDDDAARTDSAAAEPTTVKDSGIDPETPPRA from the coding sequence ATGTTCGCTGGAATGCAAGGCTGGCACCTGCTTATCGTGCTCGCCGTGATCCTCCTCCTGTTCGGTGCTGCCAAGTTGCCGGCTCTCGCGAAGAGCATGGGACAGTCCGCGCGCGTGTTCAAGGGCGAGATGAAGGCGATGAAGGACGACGACGCCGCTCGCACCGATTCCGCAGCCGCCGAGCCGACCACGGTGAAGGACTCGGGCATCGACCCTGAGACCCCGCCCCGCGCCTGA
- a CDS encoding SPFH domain-containing protein yields MNDASFIPTAILWILVIAVIIFVVVTVARAIRIIPQATAGVVERLGRYHKTLTPGLNVLVPFIDRLRPLIDMREQVVSFPPQPVITEDNLVVSIDTVVYFQVTDARAATYEIANYLGAVEQLTTTTLRNVVGGLNLEEALTSRDNINGQLRVVLDEATGKWGIRVGRVELKAIDPPISIQDSMEKQMRAERDRRAAILTAEGTKQSAILEAEGARQAEILRAEGDKQAAVLRAQGEAEAIQNVFSAIHQGEPDDKLLAYQYLQMLPKISEGQSNKLWIIPSELTEALKGIGSAFTPKPGQGPTNTLPGA; encoded by the coding sequence GTGAACGACGCATCGTTCATCCCTACAGCGATCCTGTGGATCCTCGTGATCGCGGTGATCATCTTCGTGGTGGTCACCGTCGCCCGTGCGATCCGCATCATCCCCCAGGCGACGGCCGGGGTCGTCGAGCGCCTCGGGCGCTATCACAAGACGCTGACCCCCGGTCTGAACGTCCTCGTCCCGTTCATCGATCGCCTGCGCCCCCTGATCGACATGCGCGAGCAGGTCGTCTCCTTCCCGCCGCAGCCGGTCATCACCGAGGACAACCTCGTCGTGTCGATCGACACGGTCGTCTACTTCCAGGTCACCGACGCGCGCGCAGCCACCTATGAGATCGCGAACTACCTCGGTGCGGTCGAACAGCTGACCACCACCACTCTTCGCAACGTCGTCGGTGGCCTCAACCTCGAAGAGGCACTCACGAGCCGCGACAACATCAACGGGCAGCTGCGCGTCGTGCTCGACGAGGCCACCGGCAAATGGGGAATCCGCGTCGGCCGCGTCGAGCTGAAGGCGATCGACCCGCCCATCTCGATCCAGGACTCCATGGAGAAGCAGATGCGCGCCGAGCGTGACCGACGCGCCGCGATCCTCACGGCCGAGGGAACCAAGCAGTCGGCGATCCTCGAGGCCGAGGGTGCCCGTCAGGCCGAGATCCTCCGGGCAGAGGGTGACAAGCAGGCCGCTGTGCTCCGCGCACAGGGTGAGGCCGAGGCGATTCAGAACGTCTTCAGCGCCATCCACCAGGGCGAGCCGGATGACAAGCTGCTCGCCTACCAGTACCTGCAGATGCTGCCGAAGATCAGCGAGGGGCAGTCCAACAAGCTGTGGATCATCCCGAGCGAACTCACCGAGGCGCTCAAGGGCATCGGCAGTGCGTTCACCCCGAAGCCGGGCCAGGGCCCGACGAACACGCTTCCGGGCGCGTGA
- a CDS encoding tRNA (adenine-N1)-methyltransferase: MTDSRAPRPSGPFRAGDRVQLTGPKGRLHTVTLREDGELHTHQGVLRHRDLIGLPDGSVVANSSGHDYLALRPLLRDFAMSMPRGAAIVYPKDAAQIVMQADIFPGSVVVEAGVGSGALSLSLLRAVGPAGRLISFERREDFADVARGNVETFFGEHPDTWRVVVGDLVKALPTETAPASVDRVVLDMLAPWECMDAVAEALTPGGVVLCYVATATQLSRVAEYIRGTGLFTDPDASETMVRGWHVEGLAVRPDHRMVAHTGFLLTARRLAPGAIAPSVKRRASKSSYGDEDVEAWTPGAVGDREISDKNLRKRAREAEKAAEGARLAAASRDSGHVTE; the protein is encoded by the coding sequence ATGACCGACTCCCGAGCTCCGCGGCCCAGCGGGCCGTTCCGCGCCGGCGATCGCGTGCAGCTGACCGGTCCGAAAGGCCGTCTGCACACCGTGACGCTCCGCGAGGACGGCGAGCTCCACACGCACCAGGGCGTGCTCCGTCATCGCGACCTGATCGGGCTGCCCGACGGCTCCGTCGTCGCCAACAGCTCGGGACACGACTACCTGGCGTTGCGTCCGCTGCTGCGCGACTTCGCGATGTCGATGCCCCGCGGCGCCGCGATCGTATACCCCAAGGACGCGGCGCAGATCGTGATGCAGGCAGACATCTTCCCTGGGTCGGTGGTCGTAGAGGCCGGGGTCGGTTCCGGCGCGCTCTCGCTCTCGCTCCTGCGTGCGGTGGGTCCGGCGGGAAGGCTCATCTCGTTCGAGCGCCGTGAAGATTTCGCCGATGTGGCGCGCGGCAACGTCGAGACGTTCTTCGGCGAGCACCCGGACACCTGGCGGGTCGTCGTCGGCGATCTCGTCAAGGCGTTGCCGACGGAGACCGCTCCGGCCTCCGTCGACCGCGTCGTGCTCGACATGCTGGCGCCGTGGGAGTGCATGGATGCCGTCGCTGAGGCCCTCACCCCTGGCGGGGTCGTGCTCTGCTACGTGGCGACCGCGACGCAGCTCTCCCGGGTGGCCGAGTACATCCGTGGCACGGGGCTCTTCACCGATCCCGATGCCTCCGAAACGATGGTCCGCGGCTGGCACGTCGAGGGTCTCGCCGTGCGGCCGGATCACCGGATGGTCGCGCACACGGGATTCCTCCTCACCGCACGTCGACTCGCACCGGGCGCCATCGCGCCCTCGGTGAAGCGGCGGGCGTCCAAGAGCAGCTACGGCGACGAAGACGTGGAGGCGTGGACCCCCGGCGCCGTCGGCGACCGCGAGATCAGCGACAAGAACCTGCGCAAGCGCGCGCGGGAGGCGGAGAAGGCCGCCGAGGGGGCGCGCCTGGCCGCCGCATCGCGCGATTCCGGGCACGTGACGGAATAG